Proteins found in one Dehalococcoidia bacterium genomic segment:
- a CDS encoding acyl-CoA dehydrogenase family protein produces the protein MTHARNGASADDLIARARALAPLVRESRAAIERERRLPDALVRAFIAAGFMRVKLPVRLGGLGGGHPVTAIRIVEEVSREDGAAGWNLCLGLGQAIYAGFMQEDTARAIWAEDPDTIIAGGINPPGRAVVQEGGYRVSGRFGFSSGCHQATRLFGNCRIYDDETAHSRRNPDGSPAMRFMLFRPEECEILDTWHTGGLRGTGSNDVAVRERFVPEELSFSVNDAAWPADPLYRFPFYTQGSLAGVALGLARGAIDALVELAQAKTPAGQTSLLRERAAVQAGVARAEALWRAGRAYLFEALDGAWQTALRGDRPTREQRVQIRLANLHAGECAVQAVDLMYNAAGATAIYESSPLERHFRDVHVAVQHFLLQGVQIEDPGRALLGLPVRGPL, from the coding sequence ATGACCCACGCACGCAACGGCGCGTCCGCCGACGACCTGATCGCCCGGGCGCGGGCGCTGGCGCCGCTGGTGCGCGAGAGCCGCGCCGCGATCGAGCGCGAGCGGCGGCTGCCCGACGCGCTGGTGCGGGCCTTCATCGCCGCCGGCTTCATGCGCGTCAAGCTGCCCGTTCGCCTGGGCGGCCTCGGCGGCGGCCACCCGGTCACGGCGATCCGCATCGTCGAAGAGGTCTCGCGCGAGGACGGCGCCGCCGGCTGGAACCTCTGCCTGGGCCTCGGCCAGGCGATCTACGCCGGCTTCATGCAGGAAGACACCGCCCGCGCGATCTGGGCCGAAGACCCGGACACGATCATCGCCGGCGGCATCAACCCGCCGGGCCGCGCGGTCGTGCAGGAGGGCGGCTACCGCGTCTCCGGCCGCTTCGGCTTCTCCAGCGGCTGCCACCAGGCCACGCGCCTCTTCGGCAACTGCCGCATCTACGACGACGAAACCGCGCACTCGCGCCGCAACCCGGACGGCTCGCCCGCCATGCGCTTCATGCTCTTCCGGCCGGAGGAGTGCGAGATCCTCGACACCTGGCACACGGGCGGCCTGCGCGGCACGGGCAGCAACGACGTCGCCGTGCGCGAGCGCTTCGTGCCGGAGGAGCTGAGTTTCTCGGTGAACGACGCGGCCTGGCCGGCCGATCCGCTCTACCGCTTTCCCTTCTACACGCAGGGCTCGCTCGCCGGCGTGGCGCTCGGCCTCGCCCGCGGCGCGATCGACGCGCTGGTCGAATTGGCGCAGGCGAAGACGCCGGCCGGCCAAACGAGCCTGCTGCGCGAGCGCGCCGCCGTGCAGGCCGGCGTGGCCCGCGCCGAGGCACTCTGGCGTGCCGGCCGCGCCTACCTGTTCGAGGCGCTGGACGGGGCCTGGCAGACCGCCCTGCGCGGCGACCGGCCCACGCGCGAGCAGCGGGTGCAGATCCGCCTGGCCAACCTCCACGCCGGCGAGTGCGCAGTGCAGGCCGTGGACCTGATGTACAACGCCGCGGGCGCCACGGCGATCTACGAGAGCAGCCCGCTGGAGCGCCACTTCCGCGACGTGCACGTGGCCGTGCAGCACTTTCTGTTGCAGGGCGTGCAGATCGAAGACCCCGGCCGCGCCCTGCTTGGCCTGCCGGTGCGCGGGCCGCTGTAG
- a CDS encoding phosphotransferase family protein, with translation MSQAETLTGLVDVASLEAYLRRALPAPDAAAPLVVHKHTAGFSNETFYLERGVQRWVMRRPPRGPLLPSAHDVGREYRVLAGLHGTAARVPRPLVLCEDVEVIGAPFYVMERVDGIVIREQLPDQFDAVAERRRLGEEMIDTLVEIHSVDWRAAGLESLGRPQGYLERQLRRWSGQLDLTLPRTRPLPRLVEVSDWLKTRLPASGPATVVHGDFKIDNVLFAPRAPARLLAALDWEMATLGDPLADVGYFMTFWGPTGDPDEGTPEAPLPVYGLPGFLSREEMVARYEERSGRAMREIQFYMVLALWKLAIILEGLYAGFLVGTAANARAAEMEFRVPRLVDRMHRFMAGEL, from the coding sequence ATGAGCCAGGCGGAAACTCTGACCGGGCTGGTGGACGTAGCGAGCCTGGAGGCGTATCTGCGGCGGGCGCTGCCCGCCCCGGACGCCGCGGCGCCGCTCGTCGTGCACAAGCACACGGCCGGCTTCTCCAACGAAACGTTCTACCTCGAGCGCGGCGTCCAGCGCTGGGTGATGCGCCGCCCGCCGCGCGGCCCGCTTCTGCCCAGTGCACACGACGTGGGCCGCGAATACCGCGTGCTCGCCGGCCTGCACGGCACGGCGGCGCGCGTGCCGCGGCCGCTCGTGCTCTGCGAGGACGTGGAGGTGATCGGCGCGCCGTTCTACGTGATGGAGCGTGTGGACGGCATCGTGATCCGCGAGCAACTGCCGGACCAGTTCGACGCCGTGGCCGAGCGCCGCCGCCTGGGCGAGGAGATGATCGACACGCTGGTCGAGATCCACAGCGTCGACTGGCGGGCCGCCGGGCTGGAAAGTCTCGGCCGGCCGCAGGGCTATTTGGAGCGGCAGTTGCGCCGCTGGAGCGGTCAGCTCGACCTCACCTTGCCGCGCACGCGACCGCTGCCGCGCCTGGTCGAAGTCTCGGACTGGCTGAAGACGCGGCTGCCCGCATCCGGCCCGGCCACGGTGGTGCACGGCGACTTCAAGATCGACAACGTGCTCTTCGCCCCGCGGGCGCCGGCGCGGCTGCTGGCGGCGCTCGATTGGGAGATGGCCACGCTCGGCGACCCCCTGGCCGACGTGGGCTATTTCATGACCTTCTGGGGGCCGACCGGCGACCCGGACGAGGGCACGCCCGAGGCGCCGCTGCCGGTCTACGGTCTGCCCGGCTTCCTCTCGCGTGAGGAGATGGTCGCCCGCTACGAGGAACGCTCCGGCCGCGCCATGCGGGAGATCCAGTTCTACATGGTGCTGGCGCTGTGGAAGCTGGCGATCATCCTGGAGGGCCTCTACGCCGGCTTTCTGGTAGGCACGGCGGCCAACGCCCGCGCCGCCGAGATGGAGTTCCGCGTACCGCGCCTGGTCGATCGCATGCACCGCTTCATGGCCGGCGAGCTGTAG
- a CDS encoding methylenetetrahydrofolate reductase yields MPAEPVSALDAALRDGRFIVTAELTSPPGADAASLRRRARLLRGHVLAANVPDGQAVSAHMAPLAAARLVLEEGLEPVLTMQCRDRNRLALQSDLIGAAALGVANVLCLTGDTPAEGSPVPAVFDLDSVALMGAATGLMAGRFLDGGALRAPPRLLLGAAAHPFDESRFQRIERLGAKAAAGARFVQTQYIFDVPGFAAWLQELRAAGLGRTPAILASTGPLRSPRVLGFIRRLPGVRLPAAIEQRLAGLSDTAFAEESLAICAETAAALAALPGVAGIHLLAPYWEQRIPEIIAAAGLAGRTARA; encoded by the coding sequence GTGCCGGCCGAACCCGTTTCCGCGCTCGATGCGGCGCTGCGCGATGGGCGCTTCATCGTCACCGCGGAGCTGACCTCGCCGCCCGGCGCCGACGCCGCCTCGCTGCGCCGTCGGGCGCGGCTGCTGCGCGGCCATGTGCTGGCCGCCAACGTGCCGGACGGGCAGGCCGTCTCCGCGCACATGGCGCCGCTGGCCGCCGCCCGCCTGGTGCTGGAGGAGGGGCTGGAGCCGGTGCTGACTATGCAGTGCCGCGATCGCAACCGCCTGGCGCTGCAGTCCGACCTGATCGGCGCGGCGGCGCTGGGCGTGGCGAACGTGCTCTGTCTCACCGGCGACACGCCAGCCGAAGGCTCGCCCGTGCCGGCGGTCTTCGACCTGGACAGCGTCGCGCTGATGGGCGCGGCCACGGGGCTGATGGCGGGGCGCTTCCTGGACGGCGGCGCGCTGCGGGCGCCGCCGCGGCTCTTGCTCGGCGCGGCGGCGCATCCGTTTGACGAGTCGCGCTTCCAGCGCATCGAGCGGCTGGGGGCGAAGGCGGCGGCCGGGGCGCGCTTCGTGCAGACGCAGTACATCTTCGACGTGCCGGGCTTCGCCGCCTGGCTGCAGGAGCTGCGGGCGGCGGGATTGGGTCGAACTCCGGCGATCCTTGCCTCTACGGGGCCGCTGCGATCGCCGCGCGTGCTCGGCTTCATCCGGCGGCTGCCGGGCGTGCGCCTTCCGGCAGCGATCGAGCAGCGCCTCGCCGGCCTCTCGGATACGGCGTTCGCGGAGGAGAGCCTGGCGATCTGCGCCGAGACGGCGGCGGCGCTGGCGGCGCTGCCGGGCGTGGCCGGGATTCACCTGCTGGCGCCGTACTGGGAGCAGCGCATTCCAGAGATCATCGCGGCGGCGGGGCTTGCCGGCCGCACGGCCCGTGCCTGA
- a CDS encoding Uma2 family endonuclease, translated as MVTKRTGKQPNPPAPAPALERRRFSIDEYDRMIAAGILCEDERVELLEGAIVCMAPIGVRHVAAVHRLTTRFSRELPDVIVSVQNPIRLPQGSEPQPDVAILRPREDFYESGLPGPADVLLLIEIADTSLEYDRDVKLPLYAAAGSIEVWIEDLNGERMLVYREPKDGQYTRMQVIERGGTLAPLAFPELTLALDDLLGSRRKP; from the coding sequence ATGGTCACGAAGCGAACCGGCAAGCAGCCGAACCCTCCGGCGCCGGCGCCGGCTCTGGAGCGGCGCCGCTTCAGCATCGACGAGTACGACCGCATGATCGCGGCCGGCATCCTGTGCGAGGATGAGCGCGTCGAGTTGTTGGAAGGAGCTATCGTTTGCATGGCCCCGATCGGCGTTCGGCACGTCGCTGCGGTGCATCGCCTCACCACACGGTTCTCGCGGGAGTTGCCGGACGTCATCGTCTCCGTGCAGAATCCGATTCGCCTGCCGCAGGGTTCGGAGCCGCAGCCCGATGTCGCGATCCTGCGCCCGCGCGAGGACTTTTATGAGAGCGGCCTGCCAGGACCCGCGGACGTGCTGTTGCTGATCGAGATCGCGGATACCTCGCTCGAATACGACCGCGATGTCAAACTGCCGCTCTACGCCGCCGCCGGCAGCATCGAGGTCTGGATCGAAGATCTGAACGGCGAGCGGATGCTCGTCTACCGCGAGCCGAAGGATGGGCAGTACACGCGGATGCAGGTGATCGAGCGCGGCGGCACGCTCGCGCCGCTCGCCTTCCCCGAGCTGACGCTGGCGCTCGACGACCTGCTCGGTTCGCGCCGCAAGCCGTAG
- a CDS encoding DUF6285 domain-containing protein — protein sequence MQRFLDGEVVPATEGRTQFLVRVAANLLRTLDRELALEEDQLAREWQGLNELLGAEPPPAGREALRDAVRRRNSALCEQIRAGAADEGAAREQILAHVRRAVQDKLAVTNPGLLTR from the coding sequence GTGCAGCGCTTCCTGGACGGCGAGGTGGTGCCCGCCACCGAGGGCCGCACACAGTTTTTGGTGCGCGTCGCCGCCAACCTGCTGCGCACGCTCGACCGTGAGCTGGCGCTGGAGGAGGATCAGCTTGCCCGCGAGTGGCAGGGGCTGAACGAGCTGCTCGGCGCCGAACCGCCGCCCGCCGGCCGCGAGGCGTTGCGCGATGCGGTGCGCCGGCGAAACAGCGCGCTCTGCGAACAGATCCGCGCCGGCGCAGCCGACGAAGGCGCGGCGCGAGAACAGATTCTCGCCCACGTGCGCCGCGCGGTGCAGGACAAGCTCGCCGTCACGAATCCGGGCCTGCTGACACGCTAA
- a CDS encoding DMT family transporter has translation MSPLTLALVLCAAVAHATWNLLAKRARDTVAFTWLFATLAIGIYLPLIAVLVLFAGGAPDGHGLAWMAFSGCLQVAYFTLLTRAYRIGDLSLVYPLARGTGPAVAVAGGVLLYGERPSALALGGVALIVLGVLVMTAPGRGGLPAGAGRAIMLALATGVCIAAYTLWDKRGVQHVNPLVYNYGTIAVIALALAAPVLGNPARRKRAAGELRCNRAALLGVAVLSPLAYGLVLIALRLSPVSYVAPAREISIVLGAAFGARLLREGDAGRRLSGASAIVVGVLALALG, from the coding sequence GTGTCTCCGCTCACGCTGGCGCTGGTGCTCTGCGCGGCGGTGGCCCACGCCACCTGGAACCTGCTCGCCAAGCGCGCCCGCGACACGGTCGCCTTCACCTGGCTGTTCGCCACGCTGGCGATCGGCATCTATCTGCCGCTGATCGCCGTGCTCGTGCTCTTCGCCGGCGGCGCCCCCGACGGCCACGGCCTCGCCTGGATGGCCTTCAGCGGCTGCCTGCAGGTGGCCTACTTCACGCTGCTCACCCGCGCCTACCGCATCGGCGACCTCTCGCTCGTCTACCCGCTGGCGCGCGGCACCGGTCCGGCTGTGGCCGTGGCGGGCGGGGTGCTGCTCTACGGCGAGCGGCCATCGGCGCTGGCGCTGGGCGGCGTGGCGCTGATCGTGCTGGGGGTGCTGGTGATGACGGCGCCGGGGCGCGGCGGGCTGCCGGCGGGCGCCGGCCGGGCGATCATGCTGGCGCTGGCGACGGGCGTCTGCATCGCCGCCTACACGCTGTGGGACAAACGCGGTGTGCAGCACGTCAACCCGCTGGTCTACAACTACGGCACGATCGCGGTGATCGCGCTGGCGCTGGCCGCGCCGGTGCTGGGCAATCCCGCGCGGCGCAAGCGGGCGGCGGGTGAGCTGCGCTGCAACCGCGCGGCGCTGCTGGGCGTGGCCGTGCTCAGCCCGCTCGCCTACGGCCTGGTGCTGATCGCGCTGCGCCTCAGCCCCGTCAGCTACGTGGCGCCGGCGCGCGAGATCAGCATCGTGCTGGGCGCGGCCTTCGGCGCACGGCTGCTGCGCGAAGGTGACGCCGGGCGCCGGCTCTCGGGCGCGAGCGCGATCGTCGTCGGCGTGCTGGCGCTGGCGCTGGGCTGA
- a CDS encoding DUF559 domain-containing protein, producing the protein MSGREVARELRREQTPAEECFWELVRNRRFDDHKFRRQHRLGPWFLDFYCPELRLAVEMDGPVHDEQPERDAWRDASIAGEALVHVAHLRNEDVLNHPAAVLDHLRAIISRLPNNPSTAASPSPSHGEGAGG; encoded by the coding sequence GTGAGCGGACGGGAGGTTGCGCGGGAACTGCGGCGGGAGCAGACGCCGGCGGAGGAGTGTTTCTGGGAGTTGGTGCGCAACCGCCGGTTCGATGATCACAAGTTCCGCCGGCAGCACCGGCTCGGCCCCTGGTTTCTCGACTTTTACTGCCCCGAGCTCCGCCTCGCCGTCGAAATGGACGGCCCGGTGCACGACGAGCAGCCAGAGCGCGACGCCTGGCGAGACGCCAGCATCGCCGGCGAAGCCCTTGTCCACGTCGCCCACCTCCGCAACGAAGACGTCCTCAACCATCCTGCCGCCGTCCTCGATCACCTCCGCGCGATCATCTCCCGACTTCCAAACAATCCCAGTACCGCAGCCTCCCCCTCTCCATCCCATGGAGAGGGGGCCGGGGGGTGA
- a CDS encoding acyl-CoA dehydrogenase family protein → MVDFTLSPEIRDLRARVTSFMNEHIYPNEDALGTEDDQAESLMKDLQGRVKQQGMWAMFIGPEAGGTGTGFLPYAYVNEILGRSPYAPRAFGCQAPDTGNAEILLQFGTPELQEKYMKPLIAGECRSFFSMTEPEVSGADPTNLQTRAVQDGDEWVINGHKWFSSAAEGSKFGIVMACTDPDGLPHRRFSQIVVPTDSPGVNLIRNISVMGHVGKGHGTHAEIRYENVRVPFTNVLGKPGDGFLIAQKRLGPGRIHHSMRWLGQAQRAFEIMCRHVLKREAFGGPLAEKQTIQNWIADSAAEIQACRLLTMHAAAKIDSGADARVEISLIKFWGAKMLHDVIDRAIQSHGALGVTDDTPLASMYRNARAARIYDGPDEVHRMVVSRRILRRFQEGGVYEFE, encoded by the coding sequence GTGGTCGATTTCACGCTCTCGCCCGAGATCCGCGACCTGCGCGCCCGCGTCACCAGCTTCATGAACGAGCACATCTATCCGAACGAAGACGCGCTCGGCACAGAGGACGACCAGGCCGAGTCCCTGATGAAGGACCTGCAGGGCCGGGTCAAGCAGCAGGGCATGTGGGCGATGTTCATCGGCCCGGAGGCCGGCGGCACGGGCACCGGCTTCCTGCCCTACGCCTACGTCAACGAGATCCTCGGCCGCAGCCCCTACGCGCCGCGCGCCTTCGGCTGCCAGGCGCCCGACACCGGCAACGCCGAGATCCTCTTGCAGTTCGGTACGCCCGAACTGCAAGAGAAATACATGAAACCGCTGATCGCCGGCGAGTGCCGCTCCTTCTTCTCCATGACCGAGCCGGAAGTCTCCGGCGCCGATCCGACGAACCTGCAAACCCGCGCCGTACAGGACGGCGACGAGTGGGTGATCAACGGCCACAAGTGGTTCAGCTCCGCGGCCGAAGGCTCGAAGTTCGGCATCGTCATGGCCTGCACCGACCCGGACGGTCTGCCCCACCGCCGCTTCAGCCAGATCGTCGTGCCGACCGATTCGCCCGGCGTCAACCTGATCCGCAACATCTCGGTGATGGGCCACGTGGGCAAGGGCCACGGCACGCACGCCGAGATCCGCTATGAAAACGTGCGCGTGCCCTTCACCAACGTGCTGGGCAAGCCGGGCGACGGCTTCCTGATCGCACAGAAGCGGCTGGGGCCGGGGCGCATTCACCACTCCATGCGCTGGCTTGGCCAGGCGCAGCGGGCCTTCGAGATCATGTGCCGCCACGTGCTCAAGCGCGAGGCGTTCGGCGGGCCGCTGGCCGAGAAGCAGACGATCCAGAACTGGATCGCCGACTCCGCCGCCGAGATCCAGGCCTGCCGCCTGCTCACCATGCACGCCGCGGCCAAGATCGACAGCGGCGCCGACGCGCGCGTGGAGATCTCGCTGATCAAGTTCTGGGGCGCGAAGATGCTGCACGACGTGATCGACCGCGCCATCCAGAGCCACGGCGCCCTCGGCGTCACCGACGATACGCCGCTGGCCAGCATGTACCGCAACGCCCGCGCCGCGCGCATCTACGACGGCCCGGACGAGGTGCACCGCATGGTCGTCTCGCGCCGCATCCTGCGCCGCTTCCAGGAGGGCGGCGTCTACGAGTTCGAGTAG
- a CDS encoding MBL fold metallo-hydrolase codes for MPAPILKVGEITVIPLSDGGFTPPPSGFMPAVPAEAWNEPEVKQYLTPEGNVPLNFGMFLLVQGNSRTLVDAGVGGRGGGMPMGKLPGELEKAGVAPDQIERVLITHLHLDHIGWCTIDKSGKPETLFKNARHIVQRKEWEYWTQEHIKKDNPVIGLCAEPVHAHGLVDLVDGDVTVAPGVSALFTPGHTPGHQAFLLNSGGEKAIILGDVTHSMAQLEHTDWCPGFDVDPAASQKTRAEVFDRIEREGLKVCAGHYPYPGIGAFVRVEGKRRWQGI; via the coding sequence ATGCCAGCGCCCATCCTCAAGGTCGGGGAGATCACCGTCATTCCGCTCTCGGACGGAGGCTTTACGCCGCCGCCGTCCGGCTTCATGCCCGCCGTCCCGGCCGAGGCCTGGAACGAGCCGGAGGTGAAGCAGTACCTGACGCCCGAGGGCAACGTGCCGCTCAACTTCGGCATGTTCCTGCTCGTCCAGGGCAACAGCCGCACGCTGGTCGATGCCGGCGTCGGCGGACGCGGCGGCGGTATGCCGATGGGCAAGCTGCCCGGCGAGCTGGAGAAGGCCGGCGTCGCGCCCGACCAGATCGAGCGCGTGCTGATCACCCACCTGCACCTCGACCACATCGGCTGGTGCACGATCGACAAATCGGGCAAGCCGGAGACGCTGTTCAAGAACGCCCGCCACATCGTGCAGCGCAAAGAGTGGGAGTACTGGACGCAGGAGCACATCAAGAAGGACAACCCGGTGATCGGTCTCTGCGCCGAGCCGGTCCACGCCCACGGGCTCGTCGATCTGGTCGACGGCGACGTGACCGTCGCGCCGGGCGTCTCCGCGCTGTTCACACCGGGGCACACGCCCGGCCACCAGGCGTTCCTGCTCAACTCCGGCGGCGAGAAGGCGATCATCCTGGGCGACGTGACCCACTCCATGGCCCAGCTCGAACACACCGATTGGTGCCCCGGCTTCGACGTGGACCCGGCCGCCAGCCAGAAGACGCGCGCCGAGGTCTTCGACCGCATCGAGCGCGAGGGGCTGAAGGTCTGCGCCGGCCACTACCCTTATCCGGGCATCGGCGCGTTCGTGCGCGTGGAGGGCAAGCGCCGCTGGCAGGGGATCTAG
- a CDS encoding glycogen debranching N-terminal domain-containing protein, with protein MGIEIRVGPPVLTINRGRTFMVTDLGGQIDQAEPQGVFVDDTRFLSTYSFYINDRPWELVTSAAVTYFAARLDLVNPDVLTPSERPHEWKSTMAAQTVALTIDRMVEDDCIREHFSISNFSQDRVRFNFELVLRSDFADIFEVKSGNIVRRGAMETRWNDERQEIHTLYRNGDFSRRFRYRVMEHDQPAAYANGRLIFEIQLGAGESWQARGLMLLEHDEHPREHPHLANRTHRRRAHEHSIADLPRDDVMEDWRTACSQVNTPNEHVYRAYDQAVRDMAALRLPERSEHQNSFLPAAGVPWFVTLFGRDSLIVSLQNMMVHAPFAVATLEELARWQAQERDDWRDAQPGKILHELRHGELAHFNLIPHTPYYGTADATILYLIVLHEAWKWTGDLELVKRLLPVAERCLAWIENYGDLDGDGFQEYKTFSDQGYENMAWKDAGDAVIYGDGSQVQQPKALCELQGYAYDAWQRMAEIYDVLGQPERAQRLRDQADGLRSAFDRAFWLEEEGTYAFTLDPEKRPSTAVASNAGQCLWSGIARPARAGRVVERLLKEDMFSGWGIRTLSSENPAYNPYSYQRGSVWPHDNGIIAAGFKRYGYAEEMNRVARAVFDAARCFLSYRLPEVYAGMPRVPDSFPAQYIGANIPQAWAAGSIFHFLQSILGLRADAPNGVLYLDPTLPHWLWDLDLNNLSVGKTRLHLHFERRRDGSSYWEVARQDGAPLAVKQEAWQQADGAETGK; from the coding sequence ATGGGGATTGAGATCCGCGTGGGGCCGCCGGTTCTGACGATCAACCGCGGACGCACGTTCATGGTCACCGATCTGGGCGGACAGATCGATCAAGCGGAGCCGCAGGGCGTGTTCGTCGACGACACGCGCTTCCTCAGCACCTACTCCTTCTACATTAACGATCGGCCCTGGGAGCTGGTGACCTCCGCCGCCGTCACCTATTTCGCCGCGCGGCTGGACCTGGTCAATCCGGATGTGCTGACGCCTTCCGAGCGGCCGCACGAGTGGAAGAGCACGATGGCGGCGCAGACCGTCGCTCTCACGATCGACCGCATGGTGGAGGACGACTGCATCCGCGAGCACTTTTCGATCAGCAACTTCTCGCAGGACCGCGTGCGCTTCAACTTCGAGCTGGTGTTGCGCTCCGACTTCGCCGATATCTTCGAGGTGAAATCCGGCAACATCGTGCGGCGCGGCGCGATGGAGACGCGCTGGAACGACGAGCGGCAGGAGATCCACACGCTCTACCGCAACGGCGACTTCTCGCGGCGCTTCCGCTACCGCGTGATGGAGCACGACCAGCCGGCGGCCTACGCCAACGGCCGCCTGATCTTCGAGATCCAGCTCGGCGCGGGCGAGAGCTGGCAGGCGCGCGGCCTGATGCTGCTGGAGCACGACGAGCACCCGCGCGAACATCCGCACCTCGCCAACCGCACGCACCGCCGCCGTGCCCACGAGCACAGCATCGCCGACCTGCCGCGCGACGACGTCATGGAGGACTGGCGCACGGCCTGCTCGCAGGTGAACACGCCGAACGAGCACGTCTACCGCGCCTACGACCAGGCGGTGCGCGACATGGCGGCGCTGCGCCTGCCGGAGCGCAGCGAGCATCAGAACAGCTTCCTGCCGGCGGCGGGCGTGCCCTGGTTCGTGACCCTCTTCGGCCGTGACAGCCTGATCGTTTCCCTGCAGAACATGATGGTGCATGCGCCGTTCGCCGTGGCCACGCTGGAGGAGCTGGCGCGGTGGCAGGCGCAGGAGCGCGACGACTGGCGCGACGCACAGCCGGGCAAGATCCTGCACGAGCTGCGCCACGGTGAGCTGGCGCACTTCAACCTGATTCCGCACACGCCCTACTACGGCACGGCCGATGCGACCATCCTCTACCTGATCGTGCTGCACGAGGCGTGGAAGTGGACCGGCGATCTGGAGTTGGTCAAACGCCTGCTGCCCGTGGCTGAACGCTGCCTGGCGTGGATCGAGAACTACGGCGATTTGGACGGCGACGGCTTCCAGGAGTACAAGACCTTCTCCGATCAGGGCTACGAGAACATGGCCTGGAAGGACGCCGGCGACGCCGTCATCTACGGCGACGGCAGCCAGGTCCAGCAGCCGAAGGCGCTCTGCGAGCTGCAGGGCTACGCCTACGACGCCTGGCAGCGCATGGCGGAGATCTACGACGTGCTTGGCCAGCCGGAGCGGGCGCAGAGGCTGCGCGACCAGGCCGATGGGCTGCGCAGCGCCTTCGACCGCGCCTTCTGGCTGGAGGAGGAGGGAACCTACGCCTTCACTCTTGACCCGGAGAAGCGGCCATCAACCGCGGTAGCCTCGAACGCCGGGCAGTGCCTGTGGAGCGGCATCGCCCGGCCCGCGCGCGCCGGGCGCGTGGTCGAGCGGCTGCTGAAAGAGGACATGTTCAGCGGCTGGGGCATTCGCACACTCTCTTCAGAGAACCCGGCCTACAATCCGTACTCCTACCAGCGTGGCTCTGTCTGGCCGCACGACAACGGCATCATCGCCGCCGGCTTCAAGCGCTACGGCTACGCCGAGGAGATGAACCGCGTGGCGCGCGCCGTCTTCGACGCCGCGCGCTGCTTTCTTAGCTACCGGCTGCCCGAAGTCTACGCCGGCATGCCGCGCGTGCCCGATTCGTTTCCGGCGCAGTACATCGGCGCCAACATTCCGCAGGCGTGGGCGGCCGGCAGCATCTTTCACTTCCTGCAATCGATCCTGGGCCTGCGCGCCGACGCGCCCAACGGCGTACTCTACCTCGACCCCACGCTGCCGCACTGGCTCTGGGATCTCGATCTCAACAACCTCTCCGTGGGCAAGACGCGCCTGCACCTGCACTTCGAGCGGCGCCGCGACGGCTCTTCCTACTGGGAGGTGGCGCGCCAGGACGGCGCCCCGCTCGCCGTCAAGCAGGAGGCGTGGCAGCAGGCGGACGGCGCGGAGACGGGGAAATAG